From Columba livia isolate bColLiv1 breed racing homer chromosome 7, bColLiv1.pat.W.v2, whole genome shotgun sequence, one genomic window encodes:
- the NAB1 gene encoding NGFI-A-binding protein 1, translated as MASALPRTLGELQLYRILQKANLLFYFDAFIQQGGDDVQQLCEAGEEEFLEIMALVGMASKPLHVRRLQKALRDWVTNPGLFNQPLTSLPVSSIPIYKLPEGSPAWLGISCSSYERNSSAREPHLKIPKCAATTCVQSVGASKSDVVGSLSLQSGSEPRLWQGHHTTESEHSLSPADLGSPASPKENSETLDAAAALSVAECVERMVPSLPKSDSNEVKELLKTNKKLAKMIGHIFEMSDDDPHKEEEIRKYSAIYGRFDSKRKDGKHLTLHELTVNEAAAQLCVKDNALLTRRDELFALARQISREVTYKYTYRTTKSKCGERDELSPKRIKIEDGYPDFPDTVQTLYQQDKMPLALAKGKSEDSATLNSQSEKVMAKQMEFLCNQAALERRLSTGCYRQNSEEHSPNGMSLDNADGQGERPLNLRMSNLPSRQLQHISLDGEQHVGKPLCGDLIRLYPSSEAKSQSSEGLGILKDFPHSAFNNIERKVIKTEPEDTR; from the exons ATGGCGTCAGCTCTACCCAGAACCCTTGGGGAATTGCAGCTCTATCGAATACTACAAAAAGCGAATCTCTTATTCTACTTCGATGCCTTCATTCAGCAGGGTGGTGACGATGTCCAGCAGCTCTGTGAAGCAGGCGAGGAGGAGTTTTTGGAGATAATGGCTCTCGTAGGCATGGCTAGCAAGCCGCTTCACGTCCGAAGGCTGCAGAAGGCTTTGAGGGACTGGGTCACAAACCCCGGGCTTTTTAACCAGCCTCTCACCTCCTTACCGGTCAGCAGCATTCCGATATACAAGCTGCCGGAAGGGTCTCCTGCGTGGCTGGGGATCTCCTGCAGCAGCTACGAAAGGAACAGCAGCGCCCGGGAGCCTCACCTGAAGATTCCGAAATGCGCTGCCACGACGTGCGTGCAGAGTGTGGGTGCGAGCAAATCTGACGTGGTGGGGAGCTTATCGCTGCAGAGCGGCAGCGAGCCGAGACTCTGGCAAGGGCACCACACCACCGAGAGCGAGCATAGCCTTTCCCCGGCTGACCTGGGCTCTCCAGCTTCACCAAAGGAAAACAGCGAGACCCTGGATGCCGCCGCTGCTCTATCAGTTGCTGAGTGTGTAGAACGCAtggtcccctccctgcccaaaagTGACTCGAATGAAGTCAAGGAgttactgaaaacaaataagaaactgGCAAAGATGATTGGTCACATCTTTGAGATGAGTGATGATGACCCGCACAAAGAGGAGGAGATCAGGAAGTACAGTGCAATATATGGCAGATTTGACTCGAAAAGAAAGGACGGCAAACATCTCACCCTCCATGAG CTAACAGTTAACGAAGCAGCCGCTCAGCTGTGTGTAAAAGATAACGCGTTGTTGACCAGGAGAGACGAACTCTTCGCACTAGCTCGGCAAATCTCTCGAGAAGTTACGTACAAGTACACGTACAGGACTACCAA ATCTAAATGCGGAGAAAGGGATGAGCTGTCACCAAAGAGAATCAAGATAGAG GATGGTTACCCTGATTTCCCGGACACAGTCCAGACGCTTTATCAGCAAGACAAAATGCCACTTGCTTTGGCTAAAGGGAAGAGTGAAGACTCAGCAACTCTTAATTCCCAG TCGGAAAAGGTGATGGCAAAACAGATGGAATTTCTTTGCAACCAGGCTGCGCTAGAGAGACGTCTTTCCACAGGGTGTTACCGGCAAAACTCGGAAGAGCACAGCCCCAATGGCATGTCATTAGATAACGCTGATGGACAAG GTGAGAGGCCGCTGAATCTCCGCATGTCAAACCTGCCGAGTAGACAGTTGCAGCACATTTCACTCGATGGAGAGCAGCACGTTGGAAAACCTCTGTGCGGAGATTTGATCCGGCTTTACCCCAGCAGCGAGGCGAAGTCCCAGTCCTCAG AAGGCCTTGGTATTTTAAAGGATTTTCCTCATTCGGCTTTTAACAACATAGAAAGGAAGGTCATAAAAACAGAACCTGAAGACACAAGATAG